In Merismopedia glauca CCAP 1448/3, a genomic segment contains:
- the recD2 gene encoding SF1B family DNA helicase RecD2 — translation MSSPPSALVSNSRSPTESITGVVERITYYSEESGYTVARLQVPRFHDLVTIVGSFPTIQPGQTLKLQGNWKEHPQYGQQFQVVHYSETKPATLTGMEKYLGSGLVKGVGPVTAKRIVAHFGLDTLDIIKNQIERLIEVPGIGKKRVAQIAKTWADQKVIKDVMVFLQGHGVSTTYAVKIFKQYGANAISIVNENPYQLAIDVYGIGFLTADKIAQNIGISPWSKYRYRSGILHVLSEAAEDGHCYLPQPELIEIAVKLLTISEHKTESESVALVIQEMRQETQLIVETDGEVPACYQPSFFYAEQHLGKLLSERLYRQSELDLNRVREWLSKFTSLHQIQLSAQQQQAVEIAASSGVMILTGGPGSGKTFTTRTIVALWKAMGKKIALAAPTGRAAQRMSEVTGIEAKTIHRLLEFDPSNRGFKRGVDNPLPYDAIAIDEASMLDLFIAHSLLKAIAPNTQLLIIGDSDQLPSVGPGNVLKDLIDSNCIPVIRLTEVFRQAASSAIIRAAYQINQGYYPKVEPISDNPASDCLWHGGGTEPEHGVQAICDIIQHLVPQLGFNPATDVQVLCPMTRGVVGTRNLNSVLQKLINSPHCDKAEIERGGQIFRVGDRIIQLKNDYDKEIFNGDLGIVTEIDRTEQEMMIQFDQRYVKYDFADLNEISLAWSVSIHKSQGSEYPVVIIPLYMQHYIMLNRNLFYTAITRARKLAVVVGSSKAIGLAVSQQRAQHRYTRLQKRLLSAQSGK, via the coding sequence ATGTCCTCTCCACCTTCAGCATTAGTCAGTAATTCCCGCTCCCCCACCGAATCCATCACTGGAGTAGTCGAACGCATCACATATTACTCCGAAGAATCAGGCTATACAGTGGCTAGGCTCCAAGTCCCCCGATTCCACGATTTAGTCACCATCGTCGGCAGCTTCCCCACCATCCAACCAGGGCAAACCCTAAAACTTCAAGGCAACTGGAAAGAACACCCCCAATACGGACAACAGTTCCAAGTAGTTCACTACAGTGAAACCAAACCCGCCACCCTGACTGGGATGGAAAAGTACTTGGGTAGCGGTTTAGTCAAAGGCGTTGGTCCAGTGACCGCCAAACGTATAGTTGCCCACTTTGGACTCGATACTCTAGACATCATCAAGAACCAAATCGAGCGCCTGATTGAAGTACCGGGTATTGGTAAAAAGCGAGTGGCTCAAATTGCCAAAACTTGGGCTGACCAGAAGGTAATCAAAGATGTGATGGTATTTTTGCAAGGACATGGAGTCTCCACCACCTATGCTGTCAAGATCTTCAAACAATACGGTGCTAATGCCATCTCGATCGTTAACGAGAACCCATACCAACTAGCCATAGACGTATATGGCATCGGTTTCCTGACTGCTGACAAGATTGCTCAAAACATTGGCATTTCTCCCTGGTCAAAGTACAGATACAGATCTGGCATTCTCCACGTTTTATCGGAAGCTGCCGAAGATGGACATTGTTACTTACCGCAACCAGAACTCATAGAAATAGCAGTCAAACTCTTGACTATTTCAGAACATAAAACTGAATCAGAGAGTGTAGCCTTGGTAATCCAGGAAATGCGCCAAGAGACTCAACTGATAGTCGAAACTGATGGTGAAGTCCCCGCTTGCTATCAACCCAGCTTTTTTTATGCCGAACAACATCTAGGGAAGCTTCTGAGCGAACGTCTGTACCGTCAATCCGAATTAGACCTCAATCGTGTCAGAGAGTGGCTCTCCAAATTTACCTCTTTGCATCAAATCCAACTATCTGCTCAACAACAACAAGCAGTGGAAATAGCAGCAAGTTCAGGAGTCATGATTCTCACAGGTGGCCCAGGGAGCGGTAAAACCTTTACTACCCGAACTATCGTAGCTCTATGGAAAGCAATGGGCAAGAAGATAGCTCTAGCTGCTCCTACAGGACGAGCCGCTCAGAGAATGAGTGAAGTCACCGGAATTGAAGCTAAGACCATCCATAGACTCTTGGAATTTGACCCCAGTAACAGAGGGTTTAAAAGAGGGGTAGATAATCCTCTGCCCTATGATGCTATAGCCATAGATGAAGCATCGATGCTAGATTTGTTTATCGCTCATTCTCTGCTCAAAGCTATAGCTCCTAATACGCAGCTTCTGATTATCGGCGATAGCGATCAACTCCCATCTGTCGGGCCAGGTAACGTTCTCAAAGATCTCATCGACTCCAACTGCATCCCAGTCATCAGACTCACCGAAGTATTTCGCCAAGCTGCCAGTAGTGCCATTATTCGGGCTGCCTATCAGATTAACCAAGGATATTACCCCAAAGTCGAACCCATTAGCGATAATCCTGCATCTGACTGTCTGTGGCATGGAGGAGGTACGGAACCAGAACACGGAGTCCAAGCCATCTGCGACATCATTCAGCACCTCGTCCCCCAGCTAGGTTTTAATCCAGCTACGGATGTCCAGGTATTATGCCCCATGACTAGAGGAGTAGTCGGTACTAGGAATTTAAATTCAGTGCTGCAAAAGTTAATTAATTCGCCCCATTGTGACAAAGCAGAGATAGAACGAGGTGGTCAGATCTTTAGAGTAGGAGATCGCATTATCCAGCTAAAAAATGATTATGACAAGGAAATATTTAACGGCGACCTGGGCATCGTAACAGAGATTGACCGCACCGAACAAGAAATGATGATTCAGTTCGACCAAAGGTACGTGAAATATGATTTTGCAGATCTTAATGAAATATCGCTAGCCTGGTCTGTTTCCATTCATAAGTCCCAAGGTTCTGAATATCCAGTGGTCATAATACCTTTGTATATGCAGCATTACATCATGCTGAACCGGAATCTGTTTTATACAGCCATTACTCGCGCTCGAAAGTTAGCAGTTGTGGTGGGTTCGAGCAAGGCAATAGGTTTAGCTGTGAGTCAACAAC